The window TTAAGTCGATGTTTATGATCGACGCAGCAAGCTACCAAGAATTATCGCTAATTCTGACGGCACTTTACGTTACTAAAGCGCTCCAATGTTTCGCTAGCTGGTTTAAACGTTTTAGGCAAGATACTAGCTTGTCGGAGTCAGACAAACGCTTGTGTTTAAAAGTCTTGGCACTAGCAACGCTTTTCTGGCCGATTGTGCTGCCGCTTTCGGCACTGGAAAAGCGACTTTGTGCTTCTCCCTATGAAGGTGCATTTCGGCATTAGTTCTGTAGTTAAACACAGTAAGACTAACACTAAAACTCTCTGTATCTAAGCCTAAAATCTCTTGGATAAACTCAAAACATGATTAGGGGGTATCTTCACGTTGTGAGACGGAAGCATTACCCCCTATGTTAAGGACTTGACTCCACCCAACCTTAGCGGCGTTTGGTGTCAGCTTTCTTAGCGGCTTTTGCGGCTTTCTTCGCCGCTTTTTCGGCGGCGATCGCAGCTAGTTTAGCTTGCTGTTTTTCTTCTGCAATTTTATCTAAATAATAGTGGTAATCTCCCAAATAGGGGCGAAATTCACCCTCTCTAATTTCCACAATTTTGGTGGCAACTTGAGAAATAAAATAACGGTCGTGGGAGACAATCAGTACCGTACCATCATAATTTTGGATCGCTTCTTCCAGCATTTCTTTGGCAGGAATATCCAGGTGATTGGTCGGCTCATCCAACATCAGTAAATTAGCCGGACGTAAAAGCATTTTCGCCAAGGCAAGACGCGCTTTTTCACCCCCACTTAGGGATTCAACTTTTTTAAACACCGTCTCACCACTAAACAAAAACCGTCCTAATAAAGTACGAACTTCCTCATTTTTCCAATCCGGCACCTCATCATGGATAGTTTGCATGACGGTTTTGTTTAAATCCAAAGCTTCGGCTTGATTTTGCTCGAAGTAACCTGGAAGGACATTATGTTTACCCAATTCCACCGTCCCTTCTGTGGGTTGTTCCATGCCCATAATTAAATGGAGCAGGGTCGATTTACCCGCACCATTAGGACCGAGAAACGCCACGCGATCGCCTCTTTCAATCAGCAAATCAGCTCCTAAAAACAGAATTTTGTCATCATAGGCATGAACTAAGTCTTTGATTTTCACCACCTCCAAACCACTCCGAGGTGCCGGGGGAAAGCGGAAGTGCAGGGTTTTTAAGCTATTGGTTGGCGCTTCAATCCGCTCAATTTTGTCTAATTGTTTCTCGCGGCTTTTCGCCTGAGTGCTGCGGGTGGCGCTAGCGCGGAACCGATCCACAAAAACTTGCTGCTTTTCCAGTTCCTTTTGCTGACGCTCATAAGCACTGAGTTGAGCTTCCTGCATCTCAGCTTTTTGTTGCAGATAAGCGGAGTAGTTACCCAAGTAAGTCGTCGAGACACCGCGTTCCGTTTCGACAATTTGGGTACACAGGCGATCCAAAAATTCTCGGTCATGGGAAACAATAACCATCGGGGTTTTTAGACCCTTAAGATAAGTTTCCAGCCATTCAATCGTTTCTAAATCTAAGTGGTTTGTTGGCTCGTCTAACAGCAAGAGGTCAGGTTTTTGCAGCAAGATTTTGCCCAAACTCATCCGCATCTGCCAACCCCCACTAAAGGCACTCACGAGGCGATCGCCATCTTCCGGCTCAAATCCCATTTCTGGCAATATCTTCTCAATTTGAGCCTCTAATCCATAGCCATCTAAGGCTTCAAAGTGGCGCTGGAGTTTGTCTAGTTTGTGGATAAGCCGATCCAGTTCCTCTGGGTTCGCCGTTTCCATCTCTCGCGGCATTTGTACCATCGCCTGATGTACAGCGTTCGCTTCCTTAAATACTGTCCAAAATTCTTCGCGAACGGTGCGCGTCGGATCGACTTCAAACTCTTGAGTGAGGTAGGCAATGTGTAAGCTAGCGGGACGGATAATTTCTCCCGCCGTGGGTTCCATCTCCCCAGCAATAATTTTCAGTTGGGTGGATTTGCCTGCGCCGTTGACACCAACAAGTCCAATGCGATCGCCTACTTTGACTTCCCAGTTGACATCCTTGAGGACTTCGCCTGTAGGGTAAATTTTACTAATATGTTCGAGTCGCAGCATTAGGAGTGTCTCCAAGGACAATTTCAGTAGGTTTTGTAATCAGCGACAGACGAGAGTGGAGTCGCCAATGGCTGAATATCCCAATTTATCGTAACAAAATTTAACTACCAATTAGGGGCTGGTGATTCCGGAAATTTTAGCCAGAGGGGAGATATCACAAGGATTGGGTTGTTAACTGGTGACTGGAAAATCCCCCAAAGACGGCAAAGCTGAAATTTTTGTACCAGCAATCCACATCTTGGAAACCTGCCGCTTCCAGCCAACCCAATTGTGCCTCAAGGGTTGCCATGCGATCGTATTCCATGCGTTTTTGGGCGGCTTTGAGTTCCTCGTCTGAAATACCGAGGGTACGGACTGAATCCAGCCACTGTTGTCGATAGCGCTTCTCTAAGGGGGGTGTCTTTCCCAAGACTTGGTCGGCATTGATGAACATACCCCCAGGCTTCAGCGCTTGGTAAATCCGCTGATAAAGACGCTTTTTATCCAAGTCGGACAGGTGATGGATGGATAAACCAGAAATCACAAGGTTATATGGGCTGTCCCAATCACTTTCGACATAATCAGCTATCAGGATTTTTGGGGACTTGCCCATCTTGCTAAATCGGCTCTTCGCTTTTTCTAACATCTCAGGGGCTAAGTCGAGCAGCGTGAACTCGGCATTCGGGAAGAGCGACTGAACCATACCTGAATACAGTCCGGTTCCTGCGCCCAAATCAAGTATCTTTAGGGCTGCACTGCGTTCAAAAGGGATAATTTCAACCGCTGTTCTGTAGAAGTCATCAAAGCACGGAATCAGGATGCGCCGTAATCGATCATAATCAGCGGCGGCGGCATTAAACGCTTGTTGAATGTTCACGTTAGCTGTTCTCCATTCCCCGATCAAGTGGCGATTAATTCGCCTCGCAGTACGGTAACCGCTTGTCCGGCGAGAAAAACGCGATCGCTTCCGGTATAGCGGACTTTCACCACCCCACCCCGACTGGATGCCTGATAAGCTAAGAATTCATCCTTACCAAGGCGATCGCGCCAGAAGGGAGCAAGGCAGCAATGAGCCGCTCCCGTTACTGGGTCTTCATCAATGCCTACGCCAGGTGCAAAGAAGCGAGAAATAAAATCATAATCCGAATCCTGGCTAGCTAAGCTGGTGACAATAACTCTGCCATGGTGCAAGGTTTTGAGTAGCTGGAAATTGGGTTGCATTTGCCGCACCCATTCTTCAGACTCCACTTCTACCAAGTAATCTAAAGCCGTTTGAAAGACCGATTTGATCGGTACACCCAAGGCTTGAGCGAGTTCGGGAGAGGGGATTGTTTCTTGTGAGCGATTTGCCGGAAAATCCAACTCAATCCAATCTCCTTGGCGCTTGGCAATGAGCAAGCCACTTTTGGTATAAAAACGAGCCACTGCCTCCGACGGTAAATGTCCTTCTGACCAAAGGACATGAGCACTGGCTAGGGTAGCATGACCACAAAGCGGGACTTCTACTGTCGGGGTAAACCAACGTAAATTGAAGCCATCATCCTGCCTGACGAGAAAAGCCGTCTCTGATAAATTCATCTCCCTGGCTACGTTTTGCATCCAACCTTCATCCTGGGAAGCAGGCAAAACACAAACCGCCGCAGGGTTTCCGGCGAAGGGTGTATCGGTGAAAGCATCGACCTGAATGATGGTTTGTCTCATGGGGTTGCTCCGGTAGAGTGCAAGAACGTGATGGAAATCTCTACTTCGTTTTCTCCGTTACAGCCTCTTCTTCCATCGGTGTTAGCTGATCGGCATGATCAGGCTCTCTATCCTGTGCCACCCCTAATTTAGTTAAATTGGGTCTAATCAGTAAACTCACGCCAATCGCCCAAGCAATCGAAACCATCCAACCGGCGAGAATATCACTGGGATAGTGAACTCCTAGATAAAGACGTGTCCAGCCAATGGCAAGCACAAATACGCTTCCAATTATCCCAACTGGCAAGCGCCAACGGCTGTTCCAAGTCAGAATGACCAAAGCCGCTACCAGTGTCATACTCGACATGGCATGACCACTAGGGAATCCATAGTCAAACTCTGGAGCGGGTGAAGTCCATAGGTGGGGACGTACTCGATGTAATAATACTTTGGCAGTGCGGTTAATGATGATGCTGCCGAAGAGAGTGGTGAGTAAGTAAGTTAGCGATCGCCACCGTCGCCGCAGCAATAATACTAGCCCGATCACACTGGCGACGGGAAACACGCCCCAAAATACCCCTAGCTTTGTCAGAATGGTCGCGAAACCATCCATTTGGGTTGAGGATGTGCTATGAACCGCCAGCAGAATAGGGACATCCCAAGGAAAGCCGCCTTCATTCTCCCAAACCTCTTCTGCTAGCTCCCCAAAAACTTGTAAGGGTAAATAGACGCCAATAAATAGAAGGAGCAAAGAGCGCCAATGAGCAAGGAGCAGCTTTTTGCCAAAGCTCAGGAAAGACTCAAGAAATGCCCTAAAATCTAGTTCAAACATTTGCAAAAGCTAAACGAGAGTACAGACGCCTCTTGACAGTTTTTTATAGAGGAGTGACTTGAGCCTCGTAGCTTCCTGGCAGCAATCGTTGCAGCTCTTCGTCCTGATGGGTAATGCCATTCTGGCAGCCAGAATGGCAATATTCTAATCCTTCTTGTTACGGTATAGCGACAAAGATGCTACTTCGCAAATCCTTATGCTTAGACTCTTTATTCCAACTCTTATACAGAGTACCGACTAATTGAAGAATTATGTTGATTCTTGAGATAGATTTTTCCCAATCCCTAACGCTTTCTTGCTGTGCTTCAACTGTTTCCACAAACCTTTAATTTTCGTATAAGCCTCCTCCGGAGAAAGCTTTCCTCCCGTCTCTAGAGACGAGATGTAAGAGACATTCTGAGCAAATTCTTGCAAATTGGCATTGAAGGTTAGATGCTCTGGTGTAAACCGTCCGTAGTATCGGCTCTGAGGATAGAGAAAGCTGTTCTTGCTCATCCGAGCTGAATCTGCCATAGCTACCTCCTATCGAGAGTAAATATCAATATTAACAGATTTCCTTTACCTATTCTTAACCCTAAATTAACCTAACAACCAGAGTCCAGAAGAGGATTTTGGTAAAACGCCTTCTTTGACCTCAGTCCGCCTCAAACAGGGGCAGTGTTTCTTGCGTAGTCTTGTGCTGCCCCTGTCTCTTAGGAATTAGTAATGAGTGCCTGATTTCCGATGATGCACAGCAGTGACGCCGTCGGGTTGTAGTAGTTGACCCTGTTTAACAACCCCATAGATGACCCAGTGATCACCACATTCCATGCGATTTTCTACCGTACATTCTAAATAGGCGAGAGCGTCGCTTAGAATCGGGCAACCATTCTCTGCCTCTTGGCTTGCGACCCCAGCAAATCGGTCTTCTCCAGGGCCAAAGGGTTTGAGGAAGTGCTTCATTAAGCCCAAATGCTTGCCCTGTGCCAGAATATTCAAGACAAAGGAGCCGCCCGTGTGCATCAGCGACTCAATCGCCCGGTCTTTGGCAACAGCAATGGTGAGTCCAGGAGGCGTAAAGGTAGCTTGAGAAACCCAGTCAGCCAGCATCGCCCCTGAGAGTTCCCCCTGCTTGGTTGTCACAATACACAAAGAGCCGATTAAACGTCCCACCGCTTGCTCGGTACGGGCGGCTTGGGACTCACCGACAGGTTGCCGGGGGGTGCGGGCTTTTTTGGCTTTCTTCAGGGCTTGGGCAAAGTCAGTACCCGCTTCTTCACAGTATTTGAGGGTGACCTCGTTGGGCTTAAATTTAACTCGAATGGTCTCAAAGCCAAATTGGTAACCCGCATCGCTGAATTTGCTTTCAATTAAGTCAATGGCTTCACCACTCCAGCCGTAGGAACCGAAGACACCCGCGAGTTTGGTTTTACTGGCGGTCGAGAGGACAATTCCCAGTGCGGTTTGGATGGGGGTTGGGGCATGACCGCCCAAAGTTGGAGAACCCATAATAAATCCATCGGCTTTCTCTACCGCTTTCTGAATCTCTGTGGGGTCAGCCGCTTCGCTGTTAATCGCTTCCACCCCAACACCAGCTTTGGTGATGCCCCGTGCGATCGCTTGGGCTAAGGTTCCGGTATTTCCATAGGCTGATGCATAAATCAAGGCTACAGTCAAGTCTTTGGTGGCATTTTCCTCACTCCACTGTCGATAAGACTGAGTCAGGGGGATCAGGCTATAGCGGACCAAAGGGCCATGACCCGTGGCATAAAGCCGTGCCGGGAAGTCCGTTAGTTTGTCTAACGCCTTTTCCACTTGCTTGGCGTGGGGTGCCATGAGGCAATCGAAGTAATAGCGTCGGTCTTCGCTAATGGTTGTCCACCCTTCATCCATGACCTGGTCACCACAGACATGGGCACCAAACAGCTTATCGGTGAAGAGAATTTCGGTTTGGGGGTCGTAGGTACACAGTGAACCAGGCCACCGGGGGCTGGGGGTTAGGATAAATTGCAGGTTATGACCTTGCCCTAAATCCAAGGTGTCGTCACCTCGCACGACCTCAATTTTCAGTTCTTGGTCTGGCAAGAGAGTGCGTAGATTAATTGAAGCTGGATTGGAGCAAACGAATGTAACTTGAGGTGCGAGTTCGAGCAGGGCTTTGAGGGTAATGGCTCGGTTGGGATTGACGTGACCGAGAATGATGTAATCTAACTCGGTTGGGTTGAGGCGTTGTTGGAGTGCGGCGAGAAAAATTTCGGTGAAGGATTCACCCGGTGGGTCAAAAAGGGCAATTTTATCCGCTCGAATTAGGTAAGAGTTGGCGGTGGTGCCACGTTGCAGGGCATACTCGATTTCAAACTTGAGTCTATCCCAAGTGCGCGATCGCAATACAGTGGTTTGTGCACCAATGGGGAGAACTTGAACATCTCTTTGTTTGGTTTCGGGTGTGACTGTGACCATGTTTGTGTCTCTTAATTAGGTTGTTATTGATAGAATTTTTTTTAACGCAGAGGGGCGCAGAGGGAGGCGCAGAGGGACGCGGAGGGGGTTAGAGGTTGTTGACGAGGCGTTTGATGCCGTCTTTTAGGTGGGGGACGTTGAAGTTGATGAGGAGTCCGAGTTTACAGTTGGATAATTTTAGGTAGGTTAGGAGTTGACTGGAATGAATGGGATGTAGAGATTCGAGAGATTTGATTTCAACAATAATTTTGTTTTCGACCAGTAAATCGACTCGATAGCCACACTCTAGATGAACATTTTCATAGACTAAAGGCAAAGGTTTTTGTTTTGCCACATTTAATCCAGCCTGATAAAGTTCATAGTACAAACACTCTTCATAAGCCGACTCCAACAAACCTGGCCCCAGCGCTGTATGCACCTTCATCGCCAACCCAATAATCCGCCCCGATAACTCATTCTCCCTCATCCTCTTAACATCCTCCGCGTTCCTCTGCGCCAACCTCCGCGTTCCTCTGCGTTAAAAAACCTCTTTTTCCTCCCTCCCCACTACCTCACAGGATGGAGTGATTGACCAAGCCTTATGAGGCGTAACACTAGGTGCTTCAGCCGTGAGGATAACCTCTCCATTGGCACCATATACCCAGCTTTGCGCTTCCACAAGTGGATTGGAAGCCGTCTTGGTGGGATTGATGGGAGCGGTAACCCTAGAGATATTATCTGCCTCAGAGTTGAGGGTTACCCAATCGGGGGTGATGACTGACTCACTTTGTAGGACTTCGTTAGGACTCGGCGGTAAGCCACCCCGTCCTGTAACGACAAAGCTGCTTTTTTGGTCTGCGGCGGCGGGGGTACAACGGCGGTCAATTTGCTGTGAGGCATCGACTATGTTAGTCGGTAACTGAGCTAACCCCCGACTGGGGTCAACATTGGTAAGTAAATCGAGTTGAAAATCACCATCTAAACCAAATTGAGAACTGGCGGTGATATCACTGCTGGCGAGAATGTCGCGTTCTCGGAATGTGAGTCCATAAATGCCTTGAGTTGTGATATTGATATTGCCGCCTCGTCCATTGAAGGCATTGGCGGTGATGTCGCTATCTTCTTTAGGGACGGCAACAACGAAATCTGCATTGATATTGATATTGCCGCCATCGCCACCCGCACCTGCGACTCCTGCGGTGGTGGAGATATTGCTGTCGTTACGCATCAATAATAAATCTCCCACTTGCAGCCTGATATTGCCGCCGTCACCGGATTGGGTAGTGGCTCTGATTGAGGAGCGATTTGCCTCTAAGTTTTGCCGAGTTGAGATGATGATGTCCCCGGCTGTACCAGTTTCCAGATTTTCAGAGGAGATGAAGGCATCAGTCAAAGAAAGGGAGCCAGTGATAATCTGAATGTTACCGCCATCACCCTCTGCTCCTGGTGCCACCGCGCTGAAGGCATCACCCCCATCAAAACGAACGGTATCGGTAGCACTAATCCTCGCATTGCCAGCATTTCCCTGTCCAGCCGTAGTAGCAAATAAGACAGCGCCATTATTCACTTCAAGGGATCTAGCGGTAATTTCAATGTCACCGCCATCCCCTACTGCTCCTGGTGCCACCGCGCTGAAGGCATCACCCCCATCAAAACGAACGGTATCGGTAGCAATAATCTTTACACTGCCAGCGTTGCCCTGTCCCAAAGTGCTAGTAGACAGTCCAGCCAGTCCAGTGCCATTGATAACCTCAAGGGAGCCAGTAGTAATCTCAATGTTACCGCCATCCCCTATCGCTCCCGTATCTACTGAGCTGCCGGCACCACCTCCATTAAAGCGGATGCTATCAGTGGCAGTAATCCGCACACTGCCAGCATTCCCTCGTCCAAAGGTGTTGGCAATTAGGAGAGCCCCATTGCTCACTTCAAGGGAGCCAGTGGTAATCTCAATGTCACCACCATTCCCCACTGCTTCTGGTCTGACAGAGCTGGAAGCTCCACTAATGGTTCCATTACTACCAACGCCATCAAAGCTTACGGTATTACTGGCACTAATTTTCACATTGCCAGCATTCCCCTGACCGCCAGTGTAGGCAAGCAGGAGAGCACCATTACTCACTTTAAGGGAGCCAGTGGTAATCATGATGTCACCGCCATCCCCCACCGCTCCGAGTTGCACCGCACTGATGGCTAAACTGGAGGGCCCATTGCTGCCAACGCCATCAAAGCTGACGGTATCAGTAGCGCTAATCCTCACACTACCAGCGTTGCCCTGTCCATCAGTACTAGCAATTAGCTGAGCGCCATTGGTAACCTCAAGCGAACCAGTGGTAATCTCAATGTCACCGCCATCCCCGACTGCTCCCTCTCTCACGTTGCTGACAGCAGCAGTTGAGAAGCCATTGCTACCGATGCCATCAAAGCTAACGGTATCAGTAGCACTAATCCTCACACTACCAGCGTTGCCCTGCCCATCAGTAATAGCAATCAGTTGAGCGCCATTGGTAACCTCAAGCGAACCAGTGGTAATCTCAATGTCACCGCCATCCCCGACTGCTCCCTCTCCCACATTACTGAAGACGGCACTGGAGAAACCATTGCTACTAACGCCATCAAAGGTAACAGTATTGCTAGCATGAATCCGCGTACTGCCAGCCTTGCCCTCTCCATAGGTACTGGCAGATAGTTGAGCGCCATTAATGACTGATAGGGAACCAGTGGTAATTTCAATGTCACCGCCATCCCCTACCGCTCCTTCTACCACATCACTCAAAGCTGCGCTGGCACGTCCATTGCTACCGATGCCATCAAAGCGCACGGTATCAGTGGCAGTAATCCTTACACTGCCAGCATTTCCCTGTCCAAAGGTTCTGGTATCGAGTTGAGCGCCATTGGTTATAAAAAGTGACCCAGTTGTAATGTTGATACCGCCTGCGTTTCCCACACCTCCCTCTTCCACTGTACTGGCGACTCCCGTAAGGTTTCCATTGCCGCCACCATCCAAGGAAACTGTATTGCTGGCACTTATCATTACACTACCCGCATCACCTTCTCCCCGAGTTAAGGCATTTACTTGACCACCATCGGTGACAGAAAGTGACCCAGTTGTGATGTTAATGTCGCCACCCTTGCCCACCCCTCCAGGTGACACCCCATTCGCAATAAAGCTGAGTTTCCCTGCAACGGTTATTGTCCCTGTCGCATTAATTTCAATGTCTCCTGCCTCGCTCTGGGGTGAACCCAACCCTGACGATATTCCCGCCTGTACTGAACTTCCTCCCAAAACATCTAGGTTTTGGGCATTGATGGCAATACTTCCACCACCGCCAGCTTGTACGTTGACATCAGATGCATTCGTGAGGGATACATTGGCTCTTGCTACATCGGTGGGAAAACTCAAGCGCAGTTCGTTGCCATTCGTATTCAGTCCTACTATTGCGTTCTGAACCACTCCTCCCAATTCAACTCGACCACCTGGAGCGGATAAAAACCCATCATCCAACTTCACATCGCCACCAACTAACAACAAACTCCGACCATCCGGAACCTGAAGCCCAATGGTAGGAGTATCTAACACCGTTGTTGTTGCCGTAGAGCGGTTAATAATTTGCCCCTGATTAGAGAGTTGATTATAAAAGAAGGCATTGGGGTTAATTGCGAGTAAATTGCTGCTCTGAGGTTCAGAAGCACTAAATAGCCCAGTGTCACCCAAGCGAATAGCATTAGCCGTCGTGGCAACGAAAGACCCCCCCACATCCAAGCTGGCCTTTTGCCCGAAGATAATGCCGTTAGGATTAATCAAAAACAAGTTAGGTGTCGATTCCCCAAAGGTTCCAAGCGTACCCAGGATTTGTGATGGATTGCTACCTGTCACCCGCGCCAAAATATTTTGAATATCAGTGTTAGGACTGAAGAAATAAGCTCCTCTACCCGCGCTAACGTTAAATTCCTGAAAGCTGTGGAACAGATTTTGGCCCCGTTGTGTCCCACCCCTAATTGCTTCCACAGGTAAATCGTTAAAGTTGGGTACAACAACGGAACTTTCAGCACCCAGCGTGTTATCCGGTACGATATTGCTCTGAGCAAGGGTACGATGGGGAAAAACAGCGATCGCACAACCTCCCATCAGCGCGATCGCATCGGCAATTCTCCTATCTTGTTTTTTTAACGCAGAGGGTCGCAGAGGAGGGCGCAAAGGGGCGCTGAGGGGGTTAAACTTTATTGACGATGAGTTTAATGATTGCAATAATCTACCTCGATCTCGCATTCTCTGCCTCCCTTCCTCCGCGTCCCTCAGCGCCAACCTCAGCGTTCCTCTGCGTTAAAAACTCCTAATTAGGTTTTTTTGTGAACGACACCAACGGAATCAGCCCTGCAACAATTAAATAAACCGAATTGTCATAGTGACAAATCCACAGGACTATCCCCACTAAAAAACTTATCCCTGAAAAGGCTAATCCATAAATCAATCGGCTAGTTTCCAGAAAACGTCGGTGATTTTCCTCCTTAACCTCCTCATTCTGGCGAAGAATCACCTCGCGCACTCTAGCCCAGTCTAAAGCTTCGTTAGGTGAATCCGATTTTCCTAAACGTTCCTCAACCAATGAAATAGTTTGGGTAAGATTTCGAGGCTTCTGATTAGAAAGGTTGGGTGACGATGATAACGTTATTGCCAGTTCGTCTGGTTTTTCTGACATCCTTGAACCTTTCCCTTTAGGCAGTTGTAGGGTGAGCATTGCCCACCCTACTGAGTGATTTAATAATAATTCCCCACTTTACGATGGTGAACGGCAGTTAGAGCATCGGGTTTGGAAACGCGACCATTATCAACCGTGGCGTACACAATCCAATGGTCGGTGAGTTCCATGCGGCTGACAACATGACACTCCATATAGGCAAGGGCATCTGTCAGAATGGGGGAACCGTTTTCGGCGGGTTGAGTTTTCACTCCAGCAAAGCGATCGGCACCAGGGGGAAAGCGCTTGAGGAAGTGTTTCATTAAGGCTTGGTAGTTGCCTTCTTCTAACACATTGAGGACGAAGCGATCGCCTACATGCATCAAGGACTCAATAGCCCGATCTTTAGCCACGGCAATGGTTAACCCCAAGGGTTGGA of the Allocoleopsis franciscana PCC 7113 genome contains:
- a CDS encoding ABC-F family ATP-binding cassette domain-containing protein translates to MLRLEHISKIYPTGEVLKDVNWEVKVGDRIGLVGVNGAGKSTQLKIIAGEMEPTAGEIIRPASLHIAYLTQEFEVDPTRTVREEFWTVFKEANAVHQAMVQMPREMETANPEELDRLIHKLDKLQRHFEALDGYGLEAQIEKILPEMGFEPEDGDRLVSAFSGGWQMRMSLGKILLQKPDLLLLDEPTNHLDLETIEWLETYLKGLKTPMVIVSHDREFLDRLCTQIVETERGVSTTYLGNYSAYLQQKAEMQEAQLSAYERQQKELEKQQVFVDRFRASATRSTQAKSREKQLDKIERIEAPTNSLKTLHFRFPPAPRSGLEVVKIKDLVHAYDDKILFLGADLLIERGDRVAFLGPNGAGKSTLLHLIMGMEQPTEGTVELGKHNVLPGYFEQNQAEALDLNKTVMQTIHDEVPDWKNEEVRTLLGRFLFSGETVFKKVESLSGGEKARLALAKMLLRPANLLMLDEPTNHLDIPAKEMLEEAIQNYDGTVLIVSHDRYFISQVATKIVEIREGEFRPYLGDYHYYLDKIAEEKQQAKLAAIAAEKAAKKAAKAAKKADTKRR
- a CDS encoding class I SAM-dependent methyltransferase codes for the protein MNIQQAFNAAAADYDRLRRILIPCFDDFYRTAVEIIPFERSAALKILDLGAGTGLYSGMVQSLFPNAEFTLLDLAPEMLEKAKSRFSKMGKSPKILIADYVESDWDSPYNLVISGLSIHHLSDLDKKRLYQRIYQALKPGGMFINADQVLGKTPPLEKRYRQQWLDSVRTLGISDEELKAAQKRMEYDRMATLEAQLGWLEAAGFQDVDCWYKNFSFAVFGGFSSHQLTTQSL
- a CDS encoding PhzF family phenazine biosynthesis protein; protein product: MRQTIIQVDAFTDTPFAGNPAAVCVLPASQDEGWMQNVAREMNLSETAFLVRQDDGFNLRWFTPTVEVPLCGHATLASAHVLWSEGHLPSEAVARFYTKSGLLIAKRQGDWIELDFPANRSQETIPSPELAQALGVPIKSVFQTALDYLVEVESEEWVRQMQPNFQLLKTLHHGRVIVTSLASQDSDYDFISRFFAPGVGIDEDPVTGAAHCCLAPFWRDRLGKDEFLAYQASSRGGVVKVRYTGSDRVFLAGQAVTVLRGELIAT
- a CDS encoding phosphatase PAP2 family protein, with protein sequence MFELDFRAFLESFLSFGKKLLLAHWRSLLLLFIGVYLPLQVFGELAEEVWENEGGFPWDVPILLAVHSTSSTQMDGFATILTKLGVFWGVFPVASVIGLVLLLRRRWRSLTYLLTTLFGSIIINRTAKVLLHRVRPHLWTSPAPEFDYGFPSGHAMSSMTLVAALVILTWNSRWRLPVGIIGSVFVLAIGWTRLYLGVHYPSDILAGWMVSIAWAIGVSLLIRPNLTKLGVAQDREPDHADQLTPMEEEAVTEKTK
- a CDS encoding DUF7219 family protein → MADSARMSKNSFLYPQSRYYGRFTPEHLTFNANLQEFAQNVSYISSLETGGKLSPEEAYTKIKGLWKQLKHSKKALGIGKNLSQEST
- a CDS encoding diflavin flavoprotein encodes the protein MVTVTPETKQRDVQVLPIGAQTTVLRSRTWDRLKFEIEYALQRGTTANSYLIRADKIALFDPPGESFTEIFLAALQQRLNPTELDYIILGHVNPNRAITLKALLELAPQVTFVCSNPASINLRTLLPDQELKIEVVRGDDTLDLGQGHNLQFILTPSPRWPGSLCTYDPQTEILFTDKLFGAHVCGDQVMDEGWTTISEDRRYYFDCLMAPHAKQVEKALDKLTDFPARLYATGHGPLVRYSLIPLTQSYRQWSEENATKDLTVALIYASAYGNTGTLAQAIARGITKAGVGVEAINSEAADPTEIQKAVEKADGFIMGSPTLGGHAPTPIQTALGIVLSTASKTKLAGVFGSYGWSGEAIDLIESKFSDAGYQFGFETIRVKFKPNEVTLKYCEEAGTDFAQALKKAKKARTPRQPVGESQAARTEQAVGRLIGSLCIVTTKQGELSGAMLADWVSQATFTPPGLTIAVAKDRAIESLMHTGGSFVLNILAQGKHLGLMKHFLKPFGPGEDRFAGVASQEAENGCPILSDALAYLECTVENRMECGDHWVIYGVVKQGQLLQPDGVTAVHHRKSGTHY
- a CDS encoding GxxExxY protein, which encodes MRENELSGRIIGLAMKVHTALGPGLLESAYEECLYYELYQAGLNVAKQKPLPLVYENVHLECGYRVDLLVENKIIVEIKSLESLHPIHSSQLLTYLKLSNCKLGLLINFNVPHLKDGIKRLVNNL
- a CDS encoding two-partner secretion domain-containing protein encodes the protein MRDRGRLLQSLNSSSIKFNPLSAPLRPPLRPSALKKQDRRIADAIALMGGCAIAVFPHRTLAQSNIVPDNTLGAESSVVVPNFNDLPVEAIRGGTQRGQNLFHSFQEFNVSAGRGAYFFSPNTDIQNILARVTGSNPSQILGTLGTFGESTPNLFLINPNGIIFGQKASLDVGGSFVATTANAIRLGDTGLFSASEPQSSNLLAINPNAFFYNQLSNQGQIINRSTATTTVLDTPTIGLQVPDGRSLLLVGGDVKLDDGFLSAPGGRVELGGVVQNAIVGLNTNGNELRLSFPTDVARANVSLTNASDVNVQAGGGGSIAINAQNLDVLGGSSVQAGISSGLGSPQSEAGDIEINATGTITVAGKLSFIANGVSPGGVGKGGDINITTGSLSVTDGGQVNALTRGEGDAGSVMISASNTVSLDGGGNGNLTGVASTVEEGGVGNAGGINITTGSLFITNGAQLDTRTFGQGNAGSVRITATDTVRFDGIGSNGRASAALSDVVEGAVGDGGDIEITTGSLSVINGAQLSASTYGEGKAGSTRIHASNTVTFDGVSSNGFSSAVFSNVGEGAVGDGGDIEITTGSLEVTNGAQLIAITDGQGNAGSVRISATDTVSFDGIGSNGFSTAAVSNVREGAVGDGGDIEITTGSLEVTNGAQLIASTDGQGNAGSVRISATDTVSFDGVGSNGPSSLAISAVQLGAVGDGGDIMITTGSLKVSNGALLLAYTGGQGNAGNVKISASNTVSFDGVGSNGTISGASSSVRPEAVGNGGDIEITTGSLEVSNGALLIANTFGRGNAGSVRITATDSIRFNGGGAGSSVDTGAIGDGGNIEITTGSLEVINGTGLAGLSTSTLGQGNAGSVKIIATDTVRFDGGDAFSAVAPGAVGDGGDIEITARSLEVNNGAVLFATTAGQGNAGNARISATDTVRFDGGDAFSAVAPGAEGDGGNIQIITGSLSLTDAFISSENLETGTAGDIIISTRQNLEANRSSIRATTQSGDGGNIRLQVGDLLLMRNDSNISTTAGVAGAGGDGGNININADFVVAVPKEDSDITANAFNGRGGNINITTQGIYGLTFRERDILASSDITASSQFGLDGDFQLDLLTNVDPSRGLAQLPTNIVDASQQIDRRCTPAAADQKSSFVVTGRGGLPPSPNEVLQSESVITPDWVTLNSEADNISRVTAPINPTKTASNPLVEAQSWVYGANGEVILTAEAPSVTPHKAWSITPSCEVVGREEKEVF